In one Nicotiana sylvestris chromosome 8, ASM39365v2, whole genome shotgun sequence genomic region, the following are encoded:
- the LOC138875252 gene encoding uncharacterized protein produces MGRMLRFMDSMTQAGLFQTDPATSQVGGGAKTPTAQAPGYAAAVYQTPGALPPDGAQPVAAVAPQPRPAADVDPQKLLDRWTRLHPPIFGGEHHEDAQDFIDRYRDRLNNMRILESHGVDFTNFQLEGMARRWWQSYVLGRPAGSPPFTWGQFTQLFLDRYIPPSEKKELRYQFEHLEQGQMFVTNYEVRIEGYRQRGREQIQQDKRAQFSGEFRGAPARGRGHFGRGQPSRPPYLAPPPPPRGAPVRPYFSAILESSYRPPAIQGSSGGYSGHQDSSSAYFSAMPKSSYRPLAIHGSSSGYLGQQAQTSGQQAMVPRVCYECGDPGHMKRTCPRLRGKVVQQGQQPMISAPAAPPPRGRGQAGRGHPRGEGQAGRCHPATTQSGGGLPAGTPAIFYARPARPDALATDIIITGIISVGGRYASVLFDPRSTYSYVSSMFARFLVISPEPLGTPVHVSTPMGDSVVVDRIYLSYMVTFCGFETREDLLLLDMIDFEVILGMDWLSPYHSILDCHAKTISLAMPGLPRLEWKLFH; encoded by the exons atgggccgtatgctgcggttcatggattccatgactcaggctggtttattccAAACGGATCCAGCTACATCACAAGTAGGAGGGGGAGCaaagacccctactgctcaggctcctggatatgcagctgcagtgtatcagactccgggtgcgCTACCCCCAGATGGGGCTCAGCCAGTTGCTGCAGTGGCGCCCCAGCCCAGACCAGCTGCGGACGTTGACccgcagaagttattggatagatggactagacttcaccctcctatcttcgggggtgagcatcatgaggatgcccaggatttcattgataggtacAGGGACAGACTgaacaacatgaggatattggagtcgcatggagttgacttcactaATTTTCAATTGGAGGGCatggcccgtagatggtggcagtcctatgttcttggcaggccagcaggttctcctcccttcacttggggtcagttcaccCAGTTATTCTTGGATAGATATATTCCACCATCTGAGAAGAAAGAGCTACGatatcagtttgagcatcttgagcagggtcagatgtttGTGACCAATTATGAGGTGAG GATTGAGGGGTAtcgccagaggggtagagagcagattcaACAGGACAAAAGGGCCCAGTTTTcgggagagtttagaggtgccccagctaggggtagaggtcacttcgggaggggtcagcccagcagacCCCCGTATTTAGCACCACCACCCCCTCCCCGAGGTGCTCCAGTGAGACCTTATTTCAGTGCTATACtggagagttcttaccgcccaccagctattcagggttcctccggtGGGTATTCTGGTCATCAAGATTCTTCCAGTGCTTATTTCAGTGCCATGCCAAAGAGTTCATATCGCCCACTAGCCATCCATGGCTCTTCCAGTGGGTATTTGGGTCAGCAGGCTCAGACATCAGGGCAGCAAGCTATGGTACCGAGAGTGTGCTACGAGTGTGGAGATccgggtcacatgaagaggacctgccccagacttcggggcaaggTAGTGCAACAGGGTCAACAacctatgatttcagcaccggCTGCCCCACCACCTAGAGGTAGAGGGCAGgctggtaggggccatcctagagGTGAAGGCCAGGCAGGGAGATGTCATCCAGCTACtactcagtcaggtggaggcctgCCAGCCGGCACTCCAGCCATATTCTATGCCCGTCCGGccaggccagatgcattggccacaGATAtcatcatcacaggtattatttctgtCGGCGGTAGatatgcttcggtattatttgatccaaggtctacttattcatatgtatcatctatgtttgctcgtttcctggttatttctcctgagcctttgggcactcctgTTCATGTCTCTACTCCTATGggtgattctgtggttgtggatcggatctacctgTCCTAtatggtcacattctgtggttttgagactagagagGATCTCCTATTGCTTGacatgatcgactttgaggtcatcctgggcatggattggttatctccatatcactccatcttagattgccatgccaagactatttcATTAGCGATGCCAGGGTTaccaaggttggagtggaagtTGTTTCattag
- the LOC138875253 gene encoding uncharacterized mitochondrial protein AtMg00860-like has translation MVFRPYIDSFVIVFIDDILIYSHSLWEHEQHLGVVLQTLRKQKLYANFSKCEFWMESVAFLGHVVSGEGIKEDHKKIEEVQSWPRPTSVTEIRSFLGLAGYYRRFVQGFSSIASPMTRLTQKGAPFHWSDDYEKSLQKLKTALTTTPVLVLPSSSGMYTVTFQVLDIDTSYNFLLGRPWIHAAGVVPSTLHQMVKFEYEHQEIVVHGEDE, from the exons atggtattcaggccttatattgattcatttgtcatcgtcttcattgatgacatcttgatatactctcATAGCCTGTGGGAGCACGAACAACATTTgggagtagtgcttcagaccttgcgaaagcagaagctatatgctaacttctccaagtgtgagttttggatggagtcagtggcattcttggggcatgttgtgtcaggagagggtattaaggagGATCACAAGAAGATTGaggaagttcagagttggccacgtcctacctcagtgaccgagattaggagtttcttagggctagcaggttattacaggcgattcgtgcagggcttttcatctattgcatcacctatgactagattgacccagaagggtgctcctttccattGGTCTGATGATTATGAAAAGAGccttcaaaagctcaagacagctttgaccacgacACCAGTTCTTGTATTGCCTTCTAGCtcagggatgtatacg gtgacctttcaggtcttAGACATAGATACTTCCTAcaatttcctcttgggaagaccttggattcacgcAGCGGGGGTtgtaccttccactctccaccagatggtgaaatttgaatatgAACATCAGGAGATTGTAGTCCATGGAGAGGACGAGTAG
- the LOC138875255 gene encoding uncharacterized protein translates to MVINQYIEELLIMGDSDLIIRQAQGEWETRDVKLIPFRQHVEDLSKRFKSVEFRYIPHFHNELADALATLASMLPYPGNLHIDPLEIQIRERHGYCNTVEAEPDVQPWYHDIKRFLKTKEYPDQASGDQKRTIRRLVSGFFSSGEVLYKRTPDLNLLRCVDAEEARKIMSEVHAGVCGPHMNGYVLAKKILRADYYWMTMEKDCFSFVRKCHQFQVHIDLIHAPPTELHPMSAPWPFVSWGIYVIG, encoded by the coding sequence atggTAATCAACCAATATATTGAAGAGCTAttgatcatgggagattcggacttgattatccgacaagctcagggtgaatgggaaacccgggatgtcaagcttattccattTAGGCAACATGTGGAGGATCTTAGTAAACGGTTCAAGTcagtcgagttcaggtacattcctcattttcacaatgagttggcggatgcactcgctactttggctTCGATGTTGCCATATCCAGGCAATCTCCACATTGACccgttggaaatccaaatccgagaaaggcatggttactgcaatacggttgaggcagaaccggatgttcagccatggtatcatgatatcaagagatttctgaaaactaaagaatatcctgatcaagccagtggagaccaaaagagaactatTAGACGACTTGTAAGCGGTTTCTTCTCGAGCGGcgaggtcttgtacaaaaggactccagatctcaacttgttaagatgtgttgatgctGAAGAGGCCAGAAAAATCATGTCtgaagtgcacgcaggagtgtgtggaccccacatgaatgggtatgttttggcaaagaagatccttcgagcagactattattggatgactatggaaaaggattgcttcagttttgtccggaaatgtcatcagttTCAAGTGCAcattgatctgattcatgcaccacctacagaactgcatcctatgtcagcaccttggccatttgtttcCTGGGGGATATATGTCATTGGGTAg